In the genome of Quercus robur chromosome 3, dhQueRobu3.1, whole genome shotgun sequence, one region contains:
- the LOC126716995 gene encoding probable receptor-like protein kinase At5g59700, which translates to MEKGTLRNQLYHSNGNPERSSSRFELSWKQRLEICIGAAKGLHYLHTGPAGGIIHRDLKSSNILLDEDYVAKVGDFGLSKSGVSDTDHFTMGIKGSFGYLDPEYFTTLQFSVKSDVYSFGVVLFEVLCARPAVDNSLLSEQVSLAEWGMLWQRKGQFEEIIDPLLVGKIKPSSLKKFGETAEKCLKANAAERPVMHEVLWDLTFALQLQEITIHRELHEDSSTSVYQKNEDSSTSTSLELQLPVICHLPSTRTLIEEDDGSNTTASEV; encoded by the coding sequence ATGGAAAAGGGGACTCTAAGAAATCAGCTCTATCATTCAAATGGCAATCCTGAGAGATCATCATCACGATTTGAATTATCTTGGAAGCAAAGACTTGAAATTTGCATTGGAGCAGCAAAGGGGCTACATTATCTACACACTGGTCCAGCTGGAGGGATCATTCACCGTGATTTGAAGTCATCAAACATTTTGCTTGATGAAGATTATGTGGCTAAAGTTGGTGACTTTGGCCTTTCAAAGTCAGGCGTTTCTGATACAGATCATTTCACCATGGGAATAAAGGGTAGTTTTGGTTATCTTGATCCAGAATACTTTACGACACTCCAGTTTTCAGTAAAATCAGATGTGTACTCATTTGGAGTAGTACTTTTTGAAGTTCTTTGCGCCAGACCAGCTGTTGACAACTCACTTCTGAGTGAGCAGGTGAGCTTGGCTGAATGGGGGATGCTGTGGCAAAGGAAAGGCCAATTTGAGGAAATTATTGATCCATTGCTTGTTGGTAAAATCAAGCCTAGTTCATTGAAAAAGTTTGGGGAAACTGCTGAGAAGTGTTTGAAGGCAAATGCTGCTGAGAGGCCTGTAATGCATGAAGTGTTATGGGACTTGACATTTGCACTGCAGCTTCAAGAAATTACAATTCACAGAGAGCTACATGAAGATAGTTCAACAAGcgtttaccaaaaaaatgaagatagtTCAACAAGTACTTCATTGGAGTTACAGTTGCCTGTTATTTGTCATTTGCCTTCCACTAGAACCCTGATTGAGGAGGATGATGGTTCAAATACAACAGCTAGTGAAGTCTGA